From Tachysurus fulvidraco isolate hzauxx_2018 chromosome 10, HZAU_PFXX_2.0, whole genome shotgun sequence, one genomic window encodes:
- the LOC125145768 gene encoding uncharacterized protein LOC125145768 — MFSGGCVLDMAEFLSGFNLQLMIGVISLSLLQNISADLLCVDPGENVTLFCNITNYSEISWYHMNSADVRQIISTSQGNVDKHFYIVYNEDKSHFTITESSSSVSLVIIGVRDTDLGFYYCGGRNKEHNQFGKVISLNFTGGSRNETRSSSEDSDSHQTGGTENIWIIHMIIMCVCSISVLINIICMCVFCSRVEGKLSSSLSSCCSHDTSSTEQDEKIHHDSLLYDRKFTGSVKNNKASDLDCVTYVTFTSQPQIH, encoded by the exons ATGTTCAGTGGAGGATGTGTGTTAGACATGGCAGAGTTCCTGAGTGGGTTTAATCTACAGCTGATGATTG GTGTCATCAGTCTGAGTCTCCTTCAGAACATTTCAGCTGATCTGTTATGTgttgatcctggagaaaacgTCACTCTGTTCTGTAACATCACTAATTATTCAGAGATATCGTGGTATCACATGAACTCAGCAGACGTGAGGCAGATTATATCGACCTCACAAGGGAATGTGGACAAACacttttatattgtatataatgagGATAAGAGTCACTTTACTATAACAGAAAGCAGCAGTTCAGTCAGTTTAGTGATTATTGGAGTTAGAGACACAGATCTGGGATTTTATTACTGTGGAGGTCGAAACAAGGAACACAATCAGTTTGGGAAAGTCATCAGTCTGAACTTTACAG gtgGCAGCAGAAATGAGACTCGTTCTTCATCAGAGGATTCAGACTCACACCAGACTGGAGGAACTGAGAACATCTGGATTATACATATgatcataatgtgtgtgtgctccatctctgtcctaATAAACAtcatctgcatgtgtgtgttctgcagcaGGGTGGAAG gaaaattatcatcatcattatcatcatgctGCAGTCACGACACCAGCTCTACTGAACAG GATGAAAAGATTCATCATGACAGTTTGCTGTATGACAGAAAGTTCACAGGATCTGTTAAGAACAACAAAGCTTCAGATTTGGACTGTGTGACTTACGTAACCTTCACCTCACAGCCACAGATACACTGA